A section of the Humulus lupulus chromosome 2, drHumLupu1.1, whole genome shotgun sequence genome encodes:
- the LOC133817860 gene encoding receptor-like protein kinase FERONIA, whose product MSRTSNKYLQRLPMGMGMVMIFFFFFYFIEITYEQRPPPYIPVENIIIDCGSSGEHIAQDKRSWNGDIDSKFFPLEGKNKASAPLKAVERTIALDPVPYETARLSLSEFTYTVPVTPGPKFVRLYFFSATYRDFNRSKAFFEVRIDKYTLLKNFSASLTADALNIYGIKKEYILTVEKSPMKITFTPTSSQAGGAFAFINGIEIVSMPSALYYSNGRGLAIVGQEGRFFTLTNNTAMETMYRINIGGNTLSPIDDTGMFRQWNTEEEYLVSEGLSVQPITITRTPLKFRDNISSYAAPDSVYKTGRSTGNKPNKALLRSYNLTWEFSVDSKFRYMLRLHFCEINKEFTEVGDRVFYIYIADDRVEKKFDIINFAHGQFVPYYKDYLWFGNNSDQKKVKLSVALQANPDDYRTTFVDAILNGLEIFKLNDDSGNLAGLNPDSPNRTAIARPSTDAEKGKSSLITIIGVVFGIIACMVLISVLSFFISQSRRKVKDSASTEGSNWWDPIFCTKSKSRKKQGSSLPLDLCRYFSLAEIKVATTNFDSMFIIGRGGFGNVYKGYIDGGTIPVAIKRLKHQSLQGGHEFKTEIEMLSYLRHLNLVSLIGYCNEESEMILVYEYMVRGTLSSHLYNTDNSPLSWKQRLQICLGVANGLYYLHEGVNHMIIHRDVKTTNILLSERLVAKISDFGLSKMVPTTLSKTHVSTMVKGSFGYLDPEYFKCQQLTEKSDVYSFGVVLCEVLCGRPPILRNVERRKMSLSQWFQTCYLDKILIQIIDPYLNGKIAPECLNKYGEIAMSCMLDNGADRPSMKEVVRELELAMQLQNNAEENIRFGGEPSQMNPDGTVRYYFSWEDPSGAVFSDIKNLEGRP is encoded by the coding sequence ATGAGCAGAACCAGCAACAAATATCTTCAGAGACTACCGATGGGTATGGGTATGGTcatgatcttcttcttcttcttctacttcaTTGAAATCACCTACGAACAAAGGCCACCTCCTTACATCCCTGTGGAGAACATAATCATCGACTGTGGATCTTCAGGAGAACACATTGCACAAGATAAACGGAGCTGGAATGGAGACATAGACTCCAAATTTTTTCCTTTAGAAGGCAAAAATAAAGCATCAGCCCCCCTCAAAGCGGTGGAAAGAACAATTGCGTTGGACCCAGTCCCGTATGAAACAGCACGGCTCTCGCTTTCTGAATTCACCTACACGGTACCAGTAACCCCAGGCCCAAAGTTCGTCCGGTTGTACTTCTTCTCAGCAACATACAGAGATTTTAATCGCTCAAAGGCCTTCTTCGAAGTCAGGATCGACAAATATACTCTGCTAAAAAACTTCAGCGCTTCTCTTACTGCTGATGCTCTTAACATATATGGTATAAAGAAAGAATACATTTTGACAGTGGAGAAGTCACCCATGAAGATAACTTTCACTCCTACATCTTCTCAGGCAGGTGGAGCTTTTGCTTTCATCAACGGCATCGAAATAGTATCCATGCCCTCTGCTCTATATTATTCAAATGGCCGTGGCCTTGCTATTGTGGGACAGGAAGGTCGCTTCTTCACCCTCACAAACAACACGGCTATGGAAACTATGTATCGAATAAATATTGGTGGCAACACTCTCTCCCCCATTGACGACACCGGCATGTTTCGTCAATGGAACACGGAAGAAGAGTACCTGGTGAGTGAAGGGCTGAGCGTTCAACCAATTACCATTACCAGAACTCCACTGAAATTCAGAGATAATATTTCATCTTATGCAGCACCTGACAGCGTCTATAAAACCGGCCGGTCTACAGGAAATAAGCCCAATAAAGCGTTACTGAGAAGTTACAATCTCACTTGGGAATTTTCTGTGGATTCCAAATTTAGATACATGTTGAGATTGCACTTTTGCGAGATTAACAAAGAGTTTACTGAAGTCGGCGATCGGGTCTTTTATATTTATATAGCAGATGATAGAGTTGAGAAAAAATTCGATATTATCAATTTTGCTCATGGTCAATTTGTACCTTACTACAAAGACTACCTATGGTTTGGTAATAATAGCGATCAAAAGAAAGTTAAGCTCTCTGTAGCTCTGCAAGCGAACCCGGATGATTATCGGACGACTTTTGTGGATGCAATTTTGAATGGACTGGAGATCTTCAAATTGAACGATGACAGCGGTAATCTTGCCGGTCTAAATCCCGACTCTCCTAACCGTACCGCAATTGCCCGACCATCCACGGATGCGGAGAAGGGGAAAAGCAGTCTAATAACTATTATTGGGGTCGTTTTTGGCATAATCGCTTGTATGGTTCTGATCTCTGTTCTAAGTTTCTTCATTTCTCAGAGTAGAAGAAAAGTTAAAGACTCAGCTTCTACTGAAGGTAGTAATTGGTGGGACCCCATTTTTTGTACCAAGTCCAAGTCAAGGAAGAAACAAGGTTCTTCATTGCCGTTAGATCTGTGTCGATACTTTTCATTGGCAGAGATCAAAGTCGCAACCACCAACTTCGACTCTATGTTCATTATCGGTAGGGGTGGATTTGGCAACGTCTACAAAGGATATATCGATGGTGGGACCATCCCAGTTGCAATTAAACGGTTAAAACACCAATCATTACAAGGGGGGCATGAGTTTAAAACTGAAATTGAGATGCTCTCCTATCTCCGCCACCTCAATCTTGTCTCTCTTATTGGTTATTGTAACGAAGAGTCAGAAATGATTCTTGTATACGAGTACATGGTACGCGGGACTCTTTCTAGTCATCTCTATAACACTGATAATTCACCTCTTTCTTGGAAACAACGACTCCAAATCTGTCTTGGAGTGGCTAATGGGCTATATTACCTGCATGAAGGTGTAAATCATATGATCATCCATCGTGATGTAAAAACCACTAATATTTTATTAAGTGAAAGACTAGTAGCCAAGATTTCAGATTTTGGGTTATCAAAAATGGTCCCCACCACCTTATCGAAGACCCATGTCAGCACAATGGTCAAAGGTAGTTTTGGGTATTTAGATCCGGAATATTTTAAATGCCAACAATTAACGGAAAAGTCTGATGTGTACTCATTTGGTGTAGTGTTGTGTGAAGTACTGTGTGGTAGGCCACCGATATTACGAAATGTAGAGAGAAGGAAAATGAGCCTATCCCAATGGTTTCAGACATGCTATTTAGACAAAATTCTGATTCAGATTATTGACCCATATCTAAATGGTAAGATTGCACCTGAGTGTTTGAACAAGTATGGGGAGATTGCGATGAGTTGCATGCTAGATAACGGAGCCGATAGGCCATCGATGAAGGAAGTGGTGCGAGAGTTAGAGTTGGCAATGCAACTGCAGAACAATGCAGAAGAAAACATTAGGTTTGGTGGAGAACCTTCTCAAATGAATCCTGATGGTACAGTTAGATATTACTTTAGCTGGGAAGATCCATCTGGAGCTGTTTTCTCTGATATCAAGAATCTTGAAGGAAGACCATGA